In a single window of the Littorina saxatilis isolate snail1 linkage group LG5, US_GU_Lsax_2.0, whole genome shotgun sequence genome:
- the LOC138965982 gene encoding paraneoplastic antigen Ma3 homolog, protein MATGGTTTSGDHDRVIAELQRQLQDLQSHYESELKHLSGRMDTEREVNVQVQPPPSLPKLKVFTGLPATSTQETSFEAWKRQASEVNDDVLVIDKVGLLKRSLKGAAHEHVRGKNYATVDDLIKDLDKLFGELKSAEEMYLELCQSRMMKTQTKADFLMTLSTKMKEVQKTAGFSNEEYQRRLYYAFSKGLIDSLFALELRNKFGMPGDTKPAFSDLYRYVRQIEGLEAGKQKAQVGAHAAPSPPPDFTQERTEAPQQQGRRKIYCYKCGENGHFYRDCTKPANARLVVQKEQDRRRQENEWRRRKGLPELPLN, encoded by the coding sequence ATGGCGACCGGAGGAACTACTACCTCTGGTGACCACGACAGGGTAATCGCCGAACTCCAGCGACAACTCCAGGACTTACAGTCTCATTATGAGAGTGAACTCAAACATCTGTCTGGGAGAATGGACACAGAGCGAGAGGTGAACGTACAAGTGCAACCACCTCCGTCACTACCCAAGCTGAAGGTTTTCACTGGCTTACCAGCCACATCAACACAGGAAACTTCCTTCGAAGCATGGAAACGTCAAGCATCTGAAGTCAATGATGACGTTTTGGTCATAGACAAAGTGGGCCTACTGAAAAGAAGTCTGAAGGGGGCAGCGCATGAACATGTGAGAGGAAAAAACTATGCAACTGTGGATGACCTGATCAAGGACCTCGATAAGCTGTTTGGAGAACTGAAGTCAGCTGAAGAGATGTATCTGGAACTGTGCCAGTCAAGAATGATGAAAACTCAGACAAAGGCAGATTTCCTCATGACTCTGTCTACAAAGATGAAAGAAGTTCAGAAGACTGCAGGTTTTTCCAATGAAGAATACCAGAGACGTCTCTACTATGCTTTCTCCAAGGGATTGATCGACTCTTTGTTTGCACTAGAGTTGAGGAACAAGTTCGGGATGCCGGGCGACACAAAACCTGCGTTCTCCGACTTGTATCGTTATGTGCGTCAAATTGAGGGACTTGAGGCAGGAAAACAAAAGGCTCAGGTTGGGGCGCACGCAGCGCCATCACCACCTCCTGACTTCACGCAGGAGCGGACGGAGGCTCCACAACAGCAGGGCAGAAGAAAGATTTATTGCTACAAATGTGGTGAAAATGGACATTTCTATCGGGACTGTACTAAGCCCGCTAATGCACGCCTTGTTGTGCAGAAAGAACAAGATAGGCGAAGACAAGAGAACGAGTGGCGGAGAAGAAAGGGACTCCCAGAACTCCCTTTAAACTGA